One Dromiciops gliroides isolate mDroGli1 chromosome 3, mDroGli1.pri, whole genome shotgun sequence DNA segment encodes these proteins:
- the LOC122745829 gene encoding proteinase-activated receptor 4-like translates to MPTVLNDTGRHSVGGLWDHHQLLATAYGVVCVVSLAESVVAGGLLLWRLKRSGPVSVLLLSMTAGAATFSCALPLKIHYHLHGGDWHFGEPACRGSAALHWAFMYLSTTSLFCLCLDSCLALAYPFARLWLHRIHWAVGSAALWVLAGVAASPLALGGPLSWTNPDNRTSCFEDFVEDVGSGSYGTYALVGGFLLPCTIILGGYPLLAWHVASGQRTWRCRRARRTLCFSFLLCATCFLPYSLTHLLRRLVGPTGPTPFLRHLRGVTLLLLGLGSCLSPIICLPRVSRAGCRLWARLRPSRPNKIFTIYDSGLVEGPCQALRGRGQHGSCGDTQAEEMGLGVSGNRCPQEAAVAPGGLH, encoded by the coding sequence ATGCCAACAGTCCTGAATGACACAGGAAGACACTCAGTCGGTGGGCTCTGGGACCATCACCAGCTGCTGGCCACGGCTTATGGCGTAGTCTGCGTGGTGAGCCTGGCTGAGAGTGTGGTGGCTGGTGGCCTCCTCCTGTGGAGACTGAAGCGCTCCGGGCCCGTGTCCGTGCTCCTGCTGAGCATGACGGCGGGGGCCGCCACCTTCTCGTGCGCCTTGCCCCTGAAGATCCACTACCACCTGCACGGGGGGGACTGGCACTTTGGGGAGCCGGCCTGCCGGGGGAGCGCAGCCCTCCACTGGGCCTTCATGTACCTGAGCACCACCTCTCTGTTCTGCCTCTGCCTAGACAGCTGCCTGGCCCTGGCCTACCCCTTCGCACGCCTCTGGCTACACAGGATCCACTGGGCTGTGGGGAGTGCTGCGCTCTGGGTGCTGGCCGGGGTGGCGGCCAGCCCCCTGGCCCTGGGTGGGCCCCTGAGTTGGACCAACCCCGACAATCGCACCTCCTGCTTTGAGGACTTTGTGGAAGACGTGGGGTCTGGGTCCTACGGCACCTATGCCCTGGTGGGGGGCTTCCTGCTGCCCTGTACCATCATCCTGGGGGGCTACCCCCTGCTGGCCTGGCATGTGGCCTCTGGCCAGAGGACCTGGCGCTGCCGTCGGGCCCGCAGAACCCTCTGCTTCAGCTTTCTCCTGTGTGCCACCTGCTTCCTGCCCTACTCCCTCACCCACCTGCTGCGCCGTCTCGTAGGCCCCACCggccccacccccttcctccgCCACCTGCGCGGGGTGACACTGCTGCTGCTCGGGCTGGGCTCCTGCCTCAGCCCTATCATCTGCCTGCCCAGGGTGTCCCGGGCTGGCTGCCGGCTCTGGGCTCGCCTGCGCCCTAGCAGGCCCAACAAGATTTTCACCATCTATGACAGCGGGCTGGTAGAGGGCCCCTGCCAGGCACTGAGGGGACGTGGCCAGCACGGGAGCTGTGGAGACACCCAGGCTGAAGAGATGGGCCTTGGGGTGAGTGGCAACAGGTGCCCCCAAGAGGCCGCCGTGGCCCCTGGTGGCCTGCACTGA